Proteins encoded together in one Prunus dulcis chromosome 3, ALMONDv2, whole genome shotgun sequence window:
- the LOC117622173 gene encoding NAC domain-containing protein 45 isoform X5, producing the protein MAPVSLPPGFRFHPTDEELVAYYLKRKINGRKIELEVIPEVDLYKCEPWDLPGKSLLPSKDLEWYFFSPRDRKYPNGSRTNRATKAGYWKATGKDRKVNSQTRAVGMKKTLVYYRGRAPHGIRTDWVMHEYRLDERECETAQGLQDAYALCRIFKKSATGPKIGEHYGSTSTTNYQLTSDHSSSVELYSDGGRCEDFESSSYPMQMNACSSSPNFVHTSSLDMARKRDGKWTQFLSKDAFNCSSSFSSFPNHGNVPYPPSKVDIALECARLQHRLSLPPLEVEDFPQVGINDFKTMQYSNPAVEPTSTETDALQEILSVAHVSQEMINQSSNLADQTWGGNYAAPANDFSFIVDRDAHYNQIAGHMNSMRYVDKSWENPYTRPIDIGDLEDDFRMENTAENLRWVGISDKYLEKSFMEENKVVPLENIPSFRREEQEHEIQVAGETGDQSGMIKEFNDSETNDDFSLGFINEDPNDNFLNDGTMDDYSPSPSFEVIEEIQVNHGMFVSTRQVAETFFHQLMPSQTVKVHLNPVLGHNVFVERVDTQTKCENIGSFFESFKAFGMDKFVGVSKSTKPWRKVASTLVCAVTLLLMHIIYFGHHVEDEKLMDAFTTTTNAAIVEEKGNSNVSKKKKGLGLIKWSNKEEKVCLVNIRGGNSCSVLLKKIGVFLTVSLALCTMWAL; encoded by the exons ATGGCTCCTGTTTCATTGCCTCCTGGTTTTAGGTTTCATCCCACAGACGAAGAACTGGTTGCTTACTACCTCAAAAGAAAGATTAATGGCCGTAAGATCGAATTAGAGGTCATCCCTGAAGTTGATCTCTACAAGTGTGAGCCGTGGGACTTACCAG GAAAGTCATTATTACCCAGCAAAGATCTTGAGTGGTATTTCTTCAGTCCGCGAGATCGAAAATACCCTAATGGATCCAGGACCAATCGTGCAACTAAAGCTGGATATTGGAAGGCCACCGGAAAGGACCGCAAAGTAAACTCACAGACGCGCGCGGTAGGCATGAAAAAAACCCTAGTTTATTACCGGGGGCGGGCACCCCATGGGATTCGAACCGATTGGGTTATGCATGAGTATCGCCTTGACGAGAGAGAGTGTGAAACTGCACAAGGCTTGCAG GACGCATATGCTCTGTGTCGTATTTTCAAGAAGAGTGCAACGGGGCCAAAGATAGGAGAGCATTATGGAAGCACAAGTACTACCAATTACCAACTTACCAGTGATCACTCATCAAGCGTTGAGCTGTATTCTGATGGTGGAAGATGTGAAGATTTCGAAAGCTCCAGTTATCCGATGCAAATGAACGCATGCTCTTCTTCACCAAACTTTGTCCATACATCCTCACTTGACATGGCTAGAAAAAGAGATGGAAAATGGACACAGTTCTTATCTAAAGAtgcatttaattgctcatcctcGTTTTCTTCATTTCCCAATCATGGAAACGTTCCATACCCTCCATCTAAG GTTGATATAGCATTGGAGTGTGCAAGGCTGCAGCATAGGCTCTCACTTCCTCCATTAGAAGTGGAGGATTTCCCTCAAGTTGGAATCAACGACTTCAAGACGATGCAATATTCAAATCCTGCAGTTGAACCCACAAGTACTGAGACTGATGCACTGCAGGAAATTCTCTCAGTTGCACATGTTTCTCAAGAGATGATCAATCAGTCCAGTAATCTTGCTGATCAGACATGGGGTGGAAACTATGCTGCTCCAGCCAATGACTTTAGCTTTATTGTTGACAGAGACGCTCATTATAATCAGATTGCTGGTCACATGAATTCTATGAGATATGTGGACAAATCATGGGAAAATCCATATACAAGGCCAATCGACATTGGAGATTTGGAGGATGATTTTAGGATGGAGAATACAGCTGAGAATCTAAGATGGGTAGGAATATCAGACAAATATCTGGAGAAG AGTTTCATGGAAGAAAACAAGGTAGTTCCATTAGAAAACATTCCAAGTTTTCGAAGGGAAGAGCAAGAGCATGAGATTCAAG TTGCAGGAGAAACTGGGGATCAAAGTGGCATGATTAAGGAATTCAACGATAGCGAGACGAATGATGATTTCTCACTTGGATTCATCAATGAAGACCCAAACGACAACTTCCTCAATGATGGCACCATGGATGACTATTCGCCTTCTCCAAGTTTCGAAGTCATCGAAGAAATTCAAGTTAACCATGGCATGTTTGTTTCGACTCGTCAGGTGGCCGAGACATTTTTTCACCAGTTAATGCCTTCACAAACAGTTAAGGTCCATCTAAACCCAGTGTTGGGGCACAACGTCTTTGTAGAAAGAGTCGATACACAAACAAAATGTGAGAATATAGGCTCTTTCTTTGAGAGTTTCAAGGCTTTTGGGATGGACAAGTTTGTTGGAGTTAGCAAATCAACAAAGCCATGGAGGAAAGTTGCAAGCACTCTTGTTTGTGCAGTCACACTTCTGTTGATgcacataatttattttgggCACCATGTGGAAGATGAAAAATTGATGGATGCATTCACCACAACCACAAATGCTGCTATTGTGGAAGAAAAAGGCAATTCTAATGttagcaagaaaaagaaaggactTGGATTAATTAAGTGGAgcaacaaagaagaaaaggttTGCTTGGTGAATATAAGAGGTGGGAATAGTTGTAGTGTGCTTCTGAAAAAGATAGGGGTTTTCCTCACTGTTTCTTTGGCTCTTTGTACCATGTGGGCTCTTTGA
- the LOC117622173 gene encoding NAC domain-containing protein 45 isoform X4, with protein MAPVSLPPGFRFHPTDEELVAYYLKRKINGRKIELEVIPEVDLYKCEPWDLPGKSLLPSKDLEWYFFSPRDRKYPNGSRTNRATKAGYWKATGKDRKVNSQTRAVGMKKTLVYYRGRAPHGIRTDWVMHEYRLDERECETAQGLQVQDAYALCRIFKKSATGPKIGEHYGSTSTTNYQLTSDHSSSVELYSDGGRCEDFESSSYPMQMNACSSSPNFVHTSSLDMARKRDGKWTQFLSKDAFNCSSSFSSFPNHGNVPYPPSKVDIALECARLQHRLSLPPLEVEDFPQVGINDFKTMQYSNPAVEPTSTETDALQEILSVAHVSQEMINQSSNLADQTWGGNYAAPANDFSFIVDRDAHYNQIAGHMNSMRYVDKSWENPYTRPIDIGDLEDDFRMENTAENLRWVGISDKYLEKSFMEENKVVPLENIPSFRREEQEHEIQGETGDQSGMIKEFNDSETNDDFSLGFINEDPNDNFLNDGTMDDYSPSPSFEVIEEIQVNHGMFVSTRQVAETFFHQLMPSQTVKVHLNPVLGHNVFVERVDTQTKCENIGSFFESFKAFGMDKFVGVSKSTKPWRKVASTLVCAVTLLLMHIIYFGHHVEDEKLMDAFTTTTNAAIVEEKGNSNVSKKKKGLGLIKWSNKEEKVCLVNIRGGNSCSVLLKKIGVFLTVSLALCTMWAL; from the exons ATGGCTCCTGTTTCATTGCCTCCTGGTTTTAGGTTTCATCCCACAGACGAAGAACTGGTTGCTTACTACCTCAAAAGAAAGATTAATGGCCGTAAGATCGAATTAGAGGTCATCCCTGAAGTTGATCTCTACAAGTGTGAGCCGTGGGACTTACCAG GAAAGTCATTATTACCCAGCAAAGATCTTGAGTGGTATTTCTTCAGTCCGCGAGATCGAAAATACCCTAATGGATCCAGGACCAATCGTGCAACTAAAGCTGGATATTGGAAGGCCACCGGAAAGGACCGCAAAGTAAACTCACAGACGCGCGCGGTAGGCATGAAAAAAACCCTAGTTTATTACCGGGGGCGGGCACCCCATGGGATTCGAACCGATTGGGTTATGCATGAGTATCGCCTTGACGAGAGAGAGTGTGAAACTGCACAAGGCTTGCAGGTTCAG GACGCATATGCTCTGTGTCGTATTTTCAAGAAGAGTGCAACGGGGCCAAAGATAGGAGAGCATTATGGAAGCACAAGTACTACCAATTACCAACTTACCAGTGATCACTCATCAAGCGTTGAGCTGTATTCTGATGGTGGAAGATGTGAAGATTTCGAAAGCTCCAGTTATCCGATGCAAATGAACGCATGCTCTTCTTCACCAAACTTTGTCCATACATCCTCACTTGACATGGCTAGAAAAAGAGATGGAAAATGGACACAGTTCTTATCTAAAGAtgcatttaattgctcatcctcGTTTTCTTCATTTCCCAATCATGGAAACGTTCCATACCCTCCATCTAAG GTTGATATAGCATTGGAGTGTGCAAGGCTGCAGCATAGGCTCTCACTTCCTCCATTAGAAGTGGAGGATTTCCCTCAAGTTGGAATCAACGACTTCAAGACGATGCAATATTCAAATCCTGCAGTTGAACCCACAAGTACTGAGACTGATGCACTGCAGGAAATTCTCTCAGTTGCACATGTTTCTCAAGAGATGATCAATCAGTCCAGTAATCTTGCTGATCAGACATGGGGTGGAAACTATGCTGCTCCAGCCAATGACTTTAGCTTTATTGTTGACAGAGACGCTCATTATAATCAGATTGCTGGTCACATGAATTCTATGAGATATGTGGACAAATCATGGGAAAATCCATATACAAGGCCAATCGACATTGGAGATTTGGAGGATGATTTTAGGATGGAGAATACAGCTGAGAATCTAAGATGGGTAGGAATATCAGACAAATATCTGGAGAAG AGTTTCATGGAAGAAAACAAGGTAGTTCCATTAGAAAACATTCCAAGTTTTCGAAGGGAAGAGCAAGAGCATGAGATTCAAG GAGAAACTGGGGATCAAAGTGGCATGATTAAGGAATTCAACGATAGCGAGACGAATGATGATTTCTCACTTGGATTCATCAATGAAGACCCAAACGACAACTTCCTCAATGATGGCACCATGGATGACTATTCGCCTTCTCCAAGTTTCGAAGTCATCGAAGAAATTCAAGTTAACCATGGCATGTTTGTTTCGACTCGTCAGGTGGCCGAGACATTTTTTCACCAGTTAATGCCTTCACAAACAGTTAAGGTCCATCTAAACCCAGTGTTGGGGCACAACGTCTTTGTAGAAAGAGTCGATACACAAACAAAATGTGAGAATATAGGCTCTTTCTTTGAGAGTTTCAAGGCTTTTGGGATGGACAAGTTTGTTGGAGTTAGCAAATCAACAAAGCCATGGAGGAAAGTTGCAAGCACTCTTGTTTGTGCAGTCACACTTCTGTTGATgcacataatttattttgggCACCATGTGGAAGATGAAAAATTGATGGATGCATTCACCACAACCACAAATGCTGCTATTGTGGAAGAAAAAGGCAATTCTAATGttagcaagaaaaagaaaggactTGGATTAATTAAGTGGAgcaacaaagaagaaaaggttTGCTTGGTGAATATAAGAGGTGGGAATAGTTGTAGTGTGCTTCTGAAAAAGATAGGGGTTTTCCTCACTGTTTCTTTGGCTCTTTGTACCATGTGGGCTCTTTGA
- the LOC117622173 gene encoding NAC domain-containing protein 45 isoform X2, whose protein sequence is MAPVSLPPGFRFHPTDEELVAYYLKRKINGRKIELEVIPEVDLYKCEPWDLPGKSLLPSKDLEWYFFSPRDRKYPNGSRTNRATKAGYWKATGKDRKVNSQTRAVGMKKTLVYYRGRAPHGIRTDWVMHEYRLDERECETAQGLQVQMLCYVQDAYALCRIFKKSATGPKIGEHYGSTSTTNYQLTSDHSSSVELYSDGGRCEDFESSSYPMQMNACSSSPNFVHTSSLDMARKRDGKWTQFLSKDAFNCSSSFSSFPNHGNVPYPPSKVDIALECARLQHRLSLPPLEVEDFPQVGINDFKTMQYSNPAVEPTSTETDALQEILSVAHVSQEMINQSSNLADQTWGGNYAAPANDFSFIVDRDAHYNQIAGHMNSMRYVDKSWENPYTRPIDIGDLEDDFRMENTAENLRWVGISDKYLEKSFMEENKVVPLENIPSFRREEQEHEIQGETGDQSGMIKEFNDSETNDDFSLGFINEDPNDNFLNDGTMDDYSPSPSFEVIEEIQVNHGMFVSTRQVAETFFHQLMPSQTVKVHLNPVLGHNVFVERVDTQTKCENIGSFFESFKAFGMDKFVGVSKSTKPWRKVASTLVCAVTLLLMHIIYFGHHVEDEKLMDAFTTTTNAAIVEEKGNSNVSKKKKGLGLIKWSNKEEKVCLVNIRGGNSCSVLLKKIGVFLTVSLALCTMWAL, encoded by the exons ATGGCTCCTGTTTCATTGCCTCCTGGTTTTAGGTTTCATCCCACAGACGAAGAACTGGTTGCTTACTACCTCAAAAGAAAGATTAATGGCCGTAAGATCGAATTAGAGGTCATCCCTGAAGTTGATCTCTACAAGTGTGAGCCGTGGGACTTACCAG GAAAGTCATTATTACCCAGCAAAGATCTTGAGTGGTATTTCTTCAGTCCGCGAGATCGAAAATACCCTAATGGATCCAGGACCAATCGTGCAACTAAAGCTGGATATTGGAAGGCCACCGGAAAGGACCGCAAAGTAAACTCACAGACGCGCGCGGTAGGCATGAAAAAAACCCTAGTTTATTACCGGGGGCGGGCACCCCATGGGATTCGAACCGATTGGGTTATGCATGAGTATCGCCTTGACGAGAGAGAGTGTGAAACTGCACAAGGCTTGCAGGTTCAG ATGTTATGTTATGTGCAGGACGCATATGCTCTGTGTCGTATTTTCAAGAAGAGTGCAACGGGGCCAAAGATAGGAGAGCATTATGGAAGCACAAGTACTACCAATTACCAACTTACCAGTGATCACTCATCAAGCGTTGAGCTGTATTCTGATGGTGGAAGATGTGAAGATTTCGAAAGCTCCAGTTATCCGATGCAAATGAACGCATGCTCTTCTTCACCAAACTTTGTCCATACATCCTCACTTGACATGGCTAGAAAAAGAGATGGAAAATGGACACAGTTCTTATCTAAAGAtgcatttaattgctcatcctcGTTTTCTTCATTTCCCAATCATGGAAACGTTCCATACCCTCCATCTAAG GTTGATATAGCATTGGAGTGTGCAAGGCTGCAGCATAGGCTCTCACTTCCTCCATTAGAAGTGGAGGATTTCCCTCAAGTTGGAATCAACGACTTCAAGACGATGCAATATTCAAATCCTGCAGTTGAACCCACAAGTACTGAGACTGATGCACTGCAGGAAATTCTCTCAGTTGCACATGTTTCTCAAGAGATGATCAATCAGTCCAGTAATCTTGCTGATCAGACATGGGGTGGAAACTATGCTGCTCCAGCCAATGACTTTAGCTTTATTGTTGACAGAGACGCTCATTATAATCAGATTGCTGGTCACATGAATTCTATGAGATATGTGGACAAATCATGGGAAAATCCATATACAAGGCCAATCGACATTGGAGATTTGGAGGATGATTTTAGGATGGAGAATACAGCTGAGAATCTAAGATGGGTAGGAATATCAGACAAATATCTGGAGAAG AGTTTCATGGAAGAAAACAAGGTAGTTCCATTAGAAAACATTCCAAGTTTTCGAAGGGAAGAGCAAGAGCATGAGATTCAAG GAGAAACTGGGGATCAAAGTGGCATGATTAAGGAATTCAACGATAGCGAGACGAATGATGATTTCTCACTTGGATTCATCAATGAAGACCCAAACGACAACTTCCTCAATGATGGCACCATGGATGACTATTCGCCTTCTCCAAGTTTCGAAGTCATCGAAGAAATTCAAGTTAACCATGGCATGTTTGTTTCGACTCGTCAGGTGGCCGAGACATTTTTTCACCAGTTAATGCCTTCACAAACAGTTAAGGTCCATCTAAACCCAGTGTTGGGGCACAACGTCTTTGTAGAAAGAGTCGATACACAAACAAAATGTGAGAATATAGGCTCTTTCTTTGAGAGTTTCAAGGCTTTTGGGATGGACAAGTTTGTTGGAGTTAGCAAATCAACAAAGCCATGGAGGAAAGTTGCAAGCACTCTTGTTTGTGCAGTCACACTTCTGTTGATgcacataatttattttgggCACCATGTGGAAGATGAAAAATTGATGGATGCATTCACCACAACCACAAATGCTGCTATTGTGGAAGAAAAAGGCAATTCTAATGttagcaagaaaaagaaaggactTGGATTAATTAAGTGGAgcaacaaagaagaaaaggttTGCTTGGTGAATATAAGAGGTGGGAATAGTTGTAGTGTGCTTCTGAAAAAGATAGGGGTTTTCCTCACTGTTTCTTTGGCTCTTTGTACCATGTGGGCTCTTTGA
- the LOC117622173 gene encoding NAC domain-containing protein 45 isoform X1 → MAPVSLPPGFRFHPTDEELVAYYLKRKINGRKIELEVIPEVDLYKCEPWDLPGKSLLPSKDLEWYFFSPRDRKYPNGSRTNRATKAGYWKATGKDRKVNSQTRAVGMKKTLVYYRGRAPHGIRTDWVMHEYRLDERECETAQGLQVQMLCYVQDAYALCRIFKKSATGPKIGEHYGSTSTTNYQLTSDHSSSVELYSDGGRCEDFESSSYPMQMNACSSSPNFVHTSSLDMARKRDGKWTQFLSKDAFNCSSSFSSFPNHGNVPYPPSKVDIALECARLQHRLSLPPLEVEDFPQVGINDFKTMQYSNPAVEPTSTETDALQEILSVAHVSQEMINQSSNLADQTWGGNYAAPANDFSFIVDRDAHYNQIAGHMNSMRYVDKSWENPYTRPIDIGDLEDDFRMENTAENLRWVGISDKYLEKSFMEENKVVPLENIPSFRREEQEHEIQVAGETGDQSGMIKEFNDSETNDDFSLGFINEDPNDNFLNDGTMDDYSPSPSFEVIEEIQVNHGMFVSTRQVAETFFHQLMPSQTVKVHLNPVLGHNVFVERVDTQTKCENIGSFFESFKAFGMDKFVGVSKSTKPWRKVASTLVCAVTLLLMHIIYFGHHVEDEKLMDAFTTTTNAAIVEEKGNSNVSKKKKGLGLIKWSNKEEKVCLVNIRGGNSCSVLLKKIGVFLTVSLALCTMWAL, encoded by the exons ATGGCTCCTGTTTCATTGCCTCCTGGTTTTAGGTTTCATCCCACAGACGAAGAACTGGTTGCTTACTACCTCAAAAGAAAGATTAATGGCCGTAAGATCGAATTAGAGGTCATCCCTGAAGTTGATCTCTACAAGTGTGAGCCGTGGGACTTACCAG GAAAGTCATTATTACCCAGCAAAGATCTTGAGTGGTATTTCTTCAGTCCGCGAGATCGAAAATACCCTAATGGATCCAGGACCAATCGTGCAACTAAAGCTGGATATTGGAAGGCCACCGGAAAGGACCGCAAAGTAAACTCACAGACGCGCGCGGTAGGCATGAAAAAAACCCTAGTTTATTACCGGGGGCGGGCACCCCATGGGATTCGAACCGATTGGGTTATGCATGAGTATCGCCTTGACGAGAGAGAGTGTGAAACTGCACAAGGCTTGCAGGTTCAG ATGTTATGTTATGTGCAGGACGCATATGCTCTGTGTCGTATTTTCAAGAAGAGTGCAACGGGGCCAAAGATAGGAGAGCATTATGGAAGCACAAGTACTACCAATTACCAACTTACCAGTGATCACTCATCAAGCGTTGAGCTGTATTCTGATGGTGGAAGATGTGAAGATTTCGAAAGCTCCAGTTATCCGATGCAAATGAACGCATGCTCTTCTTCACCAAACTTTGTCCATACATCCTCACTTGACATGGCTAGAAAAAGAGATGGAAAATGGACACAGTTCTTATCTAAAGAtgcatttaattgctcatcctcGTTTTCTTCATTTCCCAATCATGGAAACGTTCCATACCCTCCATCTAAG GTTGATATAGCATTGGAGTGTGCAAGGCTGCAGCATAGGCTCTCACTTCCTCCATTAGAAGTGGAGGATTTCCCTCAAGTTGGAATCAACGACTTCAAGACGATGCAATATTCAAATCCTGCAGTTGAACCCACAAGTACTGAGACTGATGCACTGCAGGAAATTCTCTCAGTTGCACATGTTTCTCAAGAGATGATCAATCAGTCCAGTAATCTTGCTGATCAGACATGGGGTGGAAACTATGCTGCTCCAGCCAATGACTTTAGCTTTATTGTTGACAGAGACGCTCATTATAATCAGATTGCTGGTCACATGAATTCTATGAGATATGTGGACAAATCATGGGAAAATCCATATACAAGGCCAATCGACATTGGAGATTTGGAGGATGATTTTAGGATGGAGAATACAGCTGAGAATCTAAGATGGGTAGGAATATCAGACAAATATCTGGAGAAG AGTTTCATGGAAGAAAACAAGGTAGTTCCATTAGAAAACATTCCAAGTTTTCGAAGGGAAGAGCAAGAGCATGAGATTCAAG TTGCAGGAGAAACTGGGGATCAAAGTGGCATGATTAAGGAATTCAACGATAGCGAGACGAATGATGATTTCTCACTTGGATTCATCAATGAAGACCCAAACGACAACTTCCTCAATGATGGCACCATGGATGACTATTCGCCTTCTCCAAGTTTCGAAGTCATCGAAGAAATTCAAGTTAACCATGGCATGTTTGTTTCGACTCGTCAGGTGGCCGAGACATTTTTTCACCAGTTAATGCCTTCACAAACAGTTAAGGTCCATCTAAACCCAGTGTTGGGGCACAACGTCTTTGTAGAAAGAGTCGATACACAAACAAAATGTGAGAATATAGGCTCTTTCTTTGAGAGTTTCAAGGCTTTTGGGATGGACAAGTTTGTTGGAGTTAGCAAATCAACAAAGCCATGGAGGAAAGTTGCAAGCACTCTTGTTTGTGCAGTCACACTTCTGTTGATgcacataatttattttgggCACCATGTGGAAGATGAAAAATTGATGGATGCATTCACCACAACCACAAATGCTGCTATTGTGGAAGAAAAAGGCAATTCTAATGttagcaagaaaaagaaaggactTGGATTAATTAAGTGGAgcaacaaagaagaaaaggttTGCTTGGTGAATATAAGAGGTGGGAATAGTTGTAGTGTGCTTCTGAAAAAGATAGGGGTTTTCCTCACTGTTTCTTTGGCTCTTTGTACCATGTGGGCTCTTTGA
- the LOC117622173 gene encoding NAC domain-containing protein 45 isoform X3, whose translation MAPVSLPPGFRFHPTDEELVAYYLKRKINGRKIELEVIPEVDLYKCEPWDLPGKSLLPSKDLEWYFFSPRDRKYPNGSRTNRATKAGYWKATGKDRKVNSQTRAVGMKKTLVYYRGRAPHGIRTDWVMHEYRLDERECETAQGLQVQDAYALCRIFKKSATGPKIGEHYGSTSTTNYQLTSDHSSSVELYSDGGRCEDFESSSYPMQMNACSSSPNFVHTSSLDMARKRDGKWTQFLSKDAFNCSSSFSSFPNHGNVPYPPSKVDIALECARLQHRLSLPPLEVEDFPQVGINDFKTMQYSNPAVEPTSTETDALQEILSVAHVSQEMINQSSNLADQTWGGNYAAPANDFSFIVDRDAHYNQIAGHMNSMRYVDKSWENPYTRPIDIGDLEDDFRMENTAENLRWVGISDKYLEKSFMEENKVVPLENIPSFRREEQEHEIQVAGETGDQSGMIKEFNDSETNDDFSLGFINEDPNDNFLNDGTMDDYSPSPSFEVIEEIQVNHGMFVSTRQVAETFFHQLMPSQTVKVHLNPVLGHNVFVERVDTQTKCENIGSFFESFKAFGMDKFVGVSKSTKPWRKVASTLVCAVTLLLMHIIYFGHHVEDEKLMDAFTTTTNAAIVEEKGNSNVSKKKKGLGLIKWSNKEEKVCLVNIRGGNSCSVLLKKIGVFLTVSLALCTMWAL comes from the exons ATGGCTCCTGTTTCATTGCCTCCTGGTTTTAGGTTTCATCCCACAGACGAAGAACTGGTTGCTTACTACCTCAAAAGAAAGATTAATGGCCGTAAGATCGAATTAGAGGTCATCCCTGAAGTTGATCTCTACAAGTGTGAGCCGTGGGACTTACCAG GAAAGTCATTATTACCCAGCAAAGATCTTGAGTGGTATTTCTTCAGTCCGCGAGATCGAAAATACCCTAATGGATCCAGGACCAATCGTGCAACTAAAGCTGGATATTGGAAGGCCACCGGAAAGGACCGCAAAGTAAACTCACAGACGCGCGCGGTAGGCATGAAAAAAACCCTAGTTTATTACCGGGGGCGGGCACCCCATGGGATTCGAACCGATTGGGTTATGCATGAGTATCGCCTTGACGAGAGAGAGTGTGAAACTGCACAAGGCTTGCAGGTTCAG GACGCATATGCTCTGTGTCGTATTTTCAAGAAGAGTGCAACGGGGCCAAAGATAGGAGAGCATTATGGAAGCACAAGTACTACCAATTACCAACTTACCAGTGATCACTCATCAAGCGTTGAGCTGTATTCTGATGGTGGAAGATGTGAAGATTTCGAAAGCTCCAGTTATCCGATGCAAATGAACGCATGCTCTTCTTCACCAAACTTTGTCCATACATCCTCACTTGACATGGCTAGAAAAAGAGATGGAAAATGGACACAGTTCTTATCTAAAGAtgcatttaattgctcatcctcGTTTTCTTCATTTCCCAATCATGGAAACGTTCCATACCCTCCATCTAAG GTTGATATAGCATTGGAGTGTGCAAGGCTGCAGCATAGGCTCTCACTTCCTCCATTAGAAGTGGAGGATTTCCCTCAAGTTGGAATCAACGACTTCAAGACGATGCAATATTCAAATCCTGCAGTTGAACCCACAAGTACTGAGACTGATGCACTGCAGGAAATTCTCTCAGTTGCACATGTTTCTCAAGAGATGATCAATCAGTCCAGTAATCTTGCTGATCAGACATGGGGTGGAAACTATGCTGCTCCAGCCAATGACTTTAGCTTTATTGTTGACAGAGACGCTCATTATAATCAGATTGCTGGTCACATGAATTCTATGAGATATGTGGACAAATCATGGGAAAATCCATATACAAGGCCAATCGACATTGGAGATTTGGAGGATGATTTTAGGATGGAGAATACAGCTGAGAATCTAAGATGGGTAGGAATATCAGACAAATATCTGGAGAAG AGTTTCATGGAAGAAAACAAGGTAGTTCCATTAGAAAACATTCCAAGTTTTCGAAGGGAAGAGCAAGAGCATGAGATTCAAG TTGCAGGAGAAACTGGGGATCAAAGTGGCATGATTAAGGAATTCAACGATAGCGAGACGAATGATGATTTCTCACTTGGATTCATCAATGAAGACCCAAACGACAACTTCCTCAATGATGGCACCATGGATGACTATTCGCCTTCTCCAAGTTTCGAAGTCATCGAAGAAATTCAAGTTAACCATGGCATGTTTGTTTCGACTCGTCAGGTGGCCGAGACATTTTTTCACCAGTTAATGCCTTCACAAACAGTTAAGGTCCATCTAAACCCAGTGTTGGGGCACAACGTCTTTGTAGAAAGAGTCGATACACAAACAAAATGTGAGAATATAGGCTCTTTCTTTGAGAGTTTCAAGGCTTTTGGGATGGACAAGTTTGTTGGAGTTAGCAAATCAACAAAGCCATGGAGGAAAGTTGCAAGCACTCTTGTTTGTGCAGTCACACTTCTGTTGATgcacataatttattttgggCACCATGTGGAAGATGAAAAATTGATGGATGCATTCACCACAACCACAAATGCTGCTATTGTGGAAGAAAAAGGCAATTCTAATGttagcaagaaaaagaaaggactTGGATTAATTAAGTGGAgcaacaaagaagaaaaggttTGCTTGGTGAATATAAGAGGTGGGAATAGTTGTAGTGTGCTTCTGAAAAAGATAGGGGTTTTCCTCACTGTTTCTTTGGCTCTTTGTACCATGTGGGCTCTTTGA